In Escherichia ruysiae, a genomic segment contains:
- a CDS encoding beta-galactosidase, which translates to MDKHPPIIPRAPWLLHGADYNPEQWLHVPGILEKDIAMMQQAGCNTMSVGIFSWSMLEPTEGEYRFDWLDEVLDKLHAGGISVFLATPSGAKPAWLAARYPEVLRVSASREKMLHGGRHNHCLSSSVYKDKVTQINRKLAQRYANHPAVLGWHISNEYGGECHCKGCQQAFRRWLQTRYTTLEALNQAWWTGFWSHTYSDWSQIESPSPLGEMSNHGLNLDWRRFVTSQVKEFYQMEIAPLKAERPDLPATTNFMWYFNDYNYWALAEVVDFVSWDSYPMWHKQEDERAVACKTAMYHDLMRTLKNKPFILMESTPSQTSWQPTSKLKKPGMNILSSLQAVAHGADGVHYFQWRKSRGAVEKFHGAVVDHVGHLETRTGREVIQLGQRLAHLNQLVGTKTQAKVAIIFDWENRWAVNDAAGPRNCGIHYEQTVVEHYRPFWEQGVAVDIINADCDLTGYQLVIAPMLYMVRDGFAARARAYVDAGGNFVTTYWSGIVNETDLCHLGGFPGPLRDLMGVWAEEIDSLNDYQHNEVICEPNAYGLQGQWQARELCAVIHAEGAQVLARYGEDFYAGTPALTVNHVGQGRAFYVASRNDALFHQAFAAMLINTLHLPKALATELPAGVIAMRRTDGDQEWVFVQNYTAHVQNIVLPGAWRVAETGKACSQDLELAPWGCEVLEREIM; encoded by the coding sequence ATGGACAAGCACCCACCGATCATCCCCAGAGCCCCATGGTTACTTCATGGTGCTGATTACAATCCGGAGCAATGGTTACATGTCCCTGGGATTCTGGAGAAAGATATCGCCATGATGCAACAGGCTGGTTGTAACACCATGTCGGTGGGCATTTTTAGCTGGTCAATGCTGGAACCCACAGAGGGTGAGTATCGCTTTGACTGGCTGGATGAAGTGCTGGATAAACTTCATGCTGGCGGGATTTCTGTCTTCCTCGCAACACCAAGCGGAGCAAAACCCGCCTGGCTTGCAGCTCGTTATCCAGAGGTTCTGAGAGTTAGCGCCTCACGCGAGAAAATGCTGCACGGAGGTCGCCATAATCATTGCCTTTCTTCGTCAGTGTATAAAGATAAAGTGACGCAAATTAACCGTAAGCTGGCGCAGCGATACGCCAATCATCCGGCGGTTCTGGGGTGGCATATCAGTAATGAGTATGGCGGAGAGTGTCATTGTAAGGGATGCCAACAGGCGTTTCGCCGTTGGTTGCAGACTCGTTACACCACTCTTGAGGCGCTTAATCAGGCATGGTGGACTGGCTTCTGGAGCCATACATACAGTGACTGGTCACAAATTGAATCGCCTTCCCCATTAGGTGAGATGTCTAACCACGGTTTGAATCTTGACTGGCGGCGCTTTGTCACATCGCAGGTAAAAGAGTTCTACCAAATGGAGATCGCGCCGTTAAAAGCTGAACGCCCAGATTTACCTGCGACGACCAATTTTATGTGGTATTTCAATGACTACAACTACTGGGCATTAGCCGAAGTGGTTGATTTTGTGAGTTGGGATAGCTATCCCATGTGGCATAAACAGGAAGATGAACGCGCCGTTGCCTGTAAAACAGCGATGTATCACGACCTGATGCGTACCTTGAAAAATAAACCGTTTATTCTGATGGAATCCACGCCCAGCCAGACAAGCTGGCAGCCAACCAGCAAATTGAAAAAGCCGGGAATGAATATTCTTTCTTCCTTACAGGCCGTCGCTCACGGCGCAGACGGCGTGCACTATTTTCAGTGGCGTAAGAGTCGTGGCGCCGTGGAGAAGTTTCATGGTGCGGTAGTTGATCATGTCGGTCATCTGGAGACGCGTACCGGGCGCGAAGTCATACAACTGGGGCAACGGCTGGCTCATCTTAACCAATTGGTTGGGACGAAAACGCAGGCAAAAGTTGCCATTATTTTCGACTGGGAAAACCGCTGGGCGGTCAATGATGCTGCCGGGCCGCGCAATTGCGGTATCCACTACGAGCAAACGGTAGTGGAGCATTACCGACCTTTCTGGGAGCAGGGCGTGGCGGTCGATATTATCAATGCTGATTGTGATCTTACGGGTTATCAGTTAGTTATTGCCCCAATGCTCTATATGGTTCGCGATGGATTTGCTGCTCGTGCTCGCGCCTATGTTGACGCTGGTGGCAATTTTGTCACCACTTACTGGTCCGGGATTGTCAATGAAACCGATTTATGTCACCTGGGTGGGTTCCCTGGCCCGTTGCGTGACCTGATGGGTGTGTGGGCTGAAGAGATTGATAGCCTTAATGATTATCAGCATAACGAAGTTATCTGTGAGCCGAATGCATATGGACTGCAGGGGCAATGGCAGGCACGGGAATTATGTGCGGTTATTCACGCCGAAGGTGCACAGGTTCTGGCGCGCTATGGCGAGGATTTTTATGCGGGTACGCCTGCGTTAACGGTAAATCACGTCGGACAAGGTCGAGCTTTCTATGTGGCTTCGCGTAATGATGCGTTATTTCATCAAGCGTTTGCCGCGATGTTGATCAACACACTTCATCTCCCAAAAGCACTTGCTACTGAACTTCCTGCTGGCGTTATTGCAATGCGTCGGACAGACGGCGATCAGGAATGGGTTTTTGTACAAAACTACACTGCTCATGTACAAAATATTGTGCTTCCTGGAGCGTGGCGAGTGGCGGAAACAGGTAAAGCTTGTTCACAAGACTTAGAACTGGCGCCGTGGGGATGCGAGGTGCTGGAAAGAGAAATAATGTAA
- the bssR gene encoding biofilm formation regulator BssR encodes MFVDRQRSDLLNRLIDARVDLAAYVQLRKAKGYMSVSESNHLRDNFFKLNRELHDKSLRLNLHLDQEEWSALHHAEEALATAAVCLMSGHHDCPTVITVNADKLENCLMSLTLSIQSLEKHTMLAQA; translated from the coding sequence ATGTTCGTTGACAGACAGCGAAGCGATCTACTTAACCGGTTGATCGATGCAAGAGTTGACCTCGCCGCATATGTGCAACTGAGGAAGGCCAAAGGATACATGTCCGTCAGCGAAAGCAATCATCTACGAGATAACTTTTTTAAACTGAATCGCGAACTGCACGATAAATCGCTGCGGTTGAATCTTCATCTGGATCAGGAAGAGTGGAGTGCTCTTCATCATGCTGAAGAAGCATTAGCGACAGCCGCAGTATGTTTGATGAGCGGGCATCATGATTGCCCGACTGTTATTACCGTCAACGCCGATAAGCTTGAAAATTGTCTGATGAGCTTAACGCTGAGTATCCAGAGCCTTGAAAAGCACACCATGCTTGCGCAGGCCTGA
- the yliI gene encoding aldose sugar dehydrogenase YliI, with protein MHRQSLFLVPFLCVSSALWAAPAPVNVEVLQDKLDHPWALAFLPDNHGMLITLRGGELRHWQAGKGLSAPLVGVPEVWARGQGGLLDVALAPDFAQSRRIWLSYSEVGDDGKAGTAVGYGRLSDDLSKVTDFRTVFRQTPKLSTGNHFGGRLVFDGNGYLFIALGENNQRLTAQDLDKLQGKLVRLTEQGEIPDDNPFVNESGARAGIWSYGIRNPQGMAMNPWSNALWLNEHGPRGGDEINIPQKGKNYGWPLATWGINYSGFKIPEAKGEIVAGTEQPVFYWKDSPAVSGMAFYNSDKFPQWQQKLFIGALKDKDVIVMSVKGDKVTEDGRILTDRGQRIRDVRTGPDGYLYVLTDEPNGELLKVSPRN; from the coding sequence ATGCATCGACAATCCCTTTTCCTTGTGCCCTTTCTCTGTGTTTCTTCCGCTCTCTGGGCGGCTCCCGCGCCGGTAAATGTCGAAGTACTGCAAGACAAACTCGACCATCCGTGGGCGCTGGCCTTTTTACCTGATAATCACGGCATGTTAATCACCCTGCGCGGTGGCGAGTTGCGTCACTGGCAAGCAGGAAAAGGATTATCTGCGCCGCTTGTCGGTGTGCCGGAAGTCTGGGCGCGCGGGCAGGGCGGCCTGCTGGATGTGGCATTAGCGCCTGATTTTGCCCAGTCGCGCCGCATCTGGTTAAGTTATTCCGAAGTTGGCGATGATGGCAAAGCCGGAACTGCCGTGGGGTATGGCCGCTTAAGTGATGATCTCTCAAAAGTGACCGACTTCCGCACTGTCTTTCGCCAGACACCAAAACTTTCTACCGGCAACCATTTTGGCGGGCGGCTGGTCTTCGACGGTAACGGTTATCTTTTTATTGCTCTGGGCGAAAACAATCAGCGTCTGACGGCGCAAGATCTGGATAAATTACAGGGCAAACTGGTGCGTCTGACCGAACAGGGCGAGATCCCGGATGATAATCCCTTTGTAAACGAATCCGGTGCGCGAGCCGGGATCTGGTCTTATGGCATTCGTAACCCGCAAGGGATGGCGATGAATCCGTGGAGTAATGCGCTGTGGCTGAATGAACATGGCCCGCGCGGTGGTGATGAAATTAATATCCCGCAAAAAGGCAAAAACTACGGTTGGCCGCTGGCAACCTGGGGTATTAATTACTCAGGTTTTAAAATACCGGAAGCAAAAGGGGAAATCGTCGCCGGAACCGAGCAACCGGTTTTTTACTGGAAAGATTCGCCCGCCGTGAGCGGTATGGCCTTCTATAACAGTGACAAATTCCCCCAGTGGCAGCAAAAATTATTTATTGGCGCGCTGAAAGATAAAGATGTCATCGTGATGAGCGTCAAAGGCGACAAAGTGACGGAAGATGGCCGCATATTAACGGACAGGGGGCAGCGAATTCGTGACGTTCGCACTGGACCCGACGGTTATTTATACGTTCTCACCGACGAGCCCAACGGGGAATTACTCAAAGTTAGCCCACGCAATTAG
- the gstB gene encoding glutathione S-transferase GstB, which yields MITLWGRNNSTNVKKVLLTLEELELPYEQILAGREFGVNHDADFLAMNPNGLVPLLRDDESDLILWESNAIVRYLAAQYGQERLWIDSPARRAEAEKWMDWANQTLSNAHRGILMGLVRTPPEERNQAAIDASCKECDALFALLDAELAKVKWFSGDEFGVGDIAIAPFIYNLFNVGLTWTPRPNLQRWYQQLTERPAVRKVVMIPVS from the coding sequence ATGATTACGTTGTGGGGTCGGAATAATTCAACCAACGTTAAAAAAGTGTTGCTGACGCTCGAAGAACTGGAACTGCCTTATGAGCAAATTTTGGCGGGTCGTGAGTTTGGGGTAAACCATGACGCCGATTTTCTGGCGATGAACCCTAACGGGCTGGTGCCGCTGTTGCGTGATGACGAAAGTGATTTAATTCTTTGGGAATCAAACGCCATTGTCCGCTATCTGGCGGCACAGTACGGGCAAGAACGTCTGTGGATCGACTCACCGGCACGTCGCGCAGAAGCCGAAAAGTGGATGGACTGGGCAAACCAGACGCTCAGCAATGCCCATCGTGGGATCCTGATGGGATTAGTCAGAACGCCACCAGAAGAACGTAATCAGGCCGCCATTGATGCCAGCTGCAAAGAGTGCGATGCCCTGTTTGCCCTACTCGATGCGGAGCTGGCAAAAGTAAAATGGTTTTCTGGCGACGAGTTTGGTGTGGGCGATATCGCTATCGCACCGTTTATTTACAATTTGTTTAACGTTGGCCTGACCTGGACACCGCGTCCGAATCTGCAACGCTGGTATCAGCAACTCACCGAACGCCCCGCTGTGCGCAAAGTGGTGATGATCCCCGTTAGCTAA
- the dacC gene encoding serine-type D-Ala-D-Ala carboxypeptidase, translating to MTQYSSFLRGLAAGSAFLFLFAPTAFAAEQTVEAPSVDARAWILMDYASGKVLAEGNADEKLDPASLTKIMTSYVVGQALKADKIKLTDMVTVGKDAWATGNPALRGSSVMFLKPGDQVSVADLNKGVIIQSGNDACIALADYVAGSQESFIGLMNGYAKKLGLTNTTFQTVHGLDAPGQFSTARDMALLGKALIHDVPEEYAIHKEKEFTFNKIRQPNRNRLLWSSNLNVDGMKTGTTAGAGYNLVASATQGDMRLISVVLGAKTDRIRFNESEKLLTWGFRFFETVTPIKPDATFVTQRVWFGDKSEVNLGAGEGGSVTIPRGQLKNLKASYTLTEPQLTAPLKKGQVVGTIDFQLNGKSIEQRPLIVMENVEEGGFFGRMWDFVMMKFHQWFGSWFS from the coding sequence ATGACGCAATACTCCTCTTTCCTTCGTGGTCTTGCAGCGGGTTCTGCATTTTTATTCCTTTTTGCCCCAACGGCATTCGCGGCAGAACAAACCGTTGAAGCGCCGAGCGTGGATGCGCGTGCATGGATTTTAATGGATTACGCCAGCGGTAAAGTGCTGGCAGAAGGCAATGCGGATGAGAAACTGGATCCCGCGAGTCTGACTAAAATCATGACCAGCTATGTGGTTGGGCAGGCGCTTAAGGCCGATAAGATCAAACTCACCGATATGGTGACGGTCGGTAAAGATGCCTGGGCGACGGGAAACCCGGCACTGCGCGGTTCGTCGGTAATGTTCCTCAAACCGGGCGATCAGGTTTCGGTGGCGGATTTGAACAAAGGTGTGATTATCCAGTCCGGTAATGACGCCTGTATTGCGTTGGCCGATTACGTTGCCGGGAGTCAGGAGTCATTTATTGGTTTGATGAATGGTTATGCCAAAAAACTGGGCCTGACCAACACCACCTTCCAGACGGTGCACGGTCTGGATGCGCCGGGGCAATTCAGTACCGCGCGCGATATGGCATTGCTGGGTAAAGCGTTAATCCACGATGTGCCGGAAGAGTACGCTATTCATAAAGAGAAAGAGTTTACCTTTAACAAAATTCGTCAGCCTAACCGTAATCGTCTGCTGTGGAGCAGCAATCTGAATGTTGATGGCATGAAGACCGGAACCACGGCAGGTGCGGGATATAATCTGGTTGCTTCGGCTACCCAGGGTGATATGCGTTTAATCTCCGTAGTGCTGGGGGCAAAAACTGACCGCATCCGTTTTAATGAGTCTGAGAAATTACTGACCTGGGGCTTTCGCTTTTTTGAAACCGTGACGCCAATTAAACCTGATGCCACCTTTGTGACTCAGCGCGTCTGGTTCGGTGATAAGAGCGAAGTGAATCTCGGCGCAGGCGAAGGGGGATCAGTGACCATCCCACGCGGGCAACTGAAAAACCTGAAAGCGAGTTATACGTTAACGGAACCGCAGCTCACCGCGCCGCTGAAAAAAGGTCAGGTTGTCGGCACCATTGATTTCCAGCTTAACGGTAAATCTATTGAACAGCGTCCGCTGATCGTGATGGAAAATGTGGAAGAGGGTGGGTTCTTTGGTCGGATGTGGGACTTCGTGATGATGAAATTCCATCAGTGGTTCGGCAGCTGGTTCTCTTAA
- the deoR gene encoding DNA-binding transcriptional repressor DeoR yields the protein METRREERIGQLLQELKRSDKLHLKDAAALLGVSEMTIRRDLNNNSAPVVLLGGYIVLEPRSASHYLLSDQKSRLVEEKRRAAKLAATLVEPDQTLFFDCGTTTPWIIEAIDNEIPFTAICYSLNTFLALKEKPHCRAFLCGGEFHASNAIFKPIDFQQTLNNFCPDIAFYSAAGVHASKGATCFNLEELPVKHWAMSMAQKHVLVVDHSKFGKVRPARMGELKRFDIVVSDCCPEDEYVKYAQAQRIKLMY from the coding sequence ATGGAAACACGTCGCGAAGAGCGTATCGGGCAGTTACTACAAGAATTAAAACGCAGCGATAAGTTACACCTGAAGGATGCCGCCGCCCTGCTTGGGGTTTCAGAGATGACGATTCGTCGCGATTTGAATAACAACAGTGCCCCCGTCGTACTACTCGGCGGCTATATTGTTCTGGAACCGCGTAGTGCCAGCCATTACCTGTTAAGCGATCAAAAATCCCGCCTGGTGGAAGAAAAACGCCGGGCGGCAAAACTGGCCGCGACGCTGGTTGAACCCGATCAGACCCTCTTTTTTGACTGTGGCACCACCACGCCGTGGATTATTGAAGCGATAGATAATGAAATCCCTTTCACCGCCATTTGTTATTCACTAAATACCTTTCTGGCGCTGAAAGAGAAACCCCATTGTCGCGCGTTTCTTTGCGGTGGTGAATTTCACGCCAGCAACGCTATTTTCAAACCCATTGATTTTCAGCAAACACTGAATAATTTTTGCCCGGATATCGCTTTTTATTCCGCAGCTGGCGTGCATGCCAGTAAAGGCGCAACCTGTTTTAATCTTGAAGAGTTGCCGGTAAAACACTGGGCGATGTCGATGGCACAAAAGCACGTGCTGGTTGTCGACCACAGTAAGTTTGGCAAGGTACGTCCGGCGCGCATGGGCGAGCTGAAACGCTTTGATATTGTGGTGAGCGATTGTTGTCCGGAAGATGAGTATGTGAAGTATGCGCAGGCGCAGCGTATTAAGTTGATGTATTAA
- the ybjG gene encoding undecaprenyl-diphosphate phosphatase gives MLENLNYSLFSLINATPDSSEWMISLAIFIAKDLITVVPLLATVLWLWGFTAQRQLVIKIAIALAVGLFVSWTMGHLFPHDRPFVDHIGYNFLHHAADDSFPSDHGTVIFTFALAFLCWHRLWSGAILMTLAVVIAWSRVYLGVHWPLDMLGGLLAGMIGCLSAQIIWQAVGAMLYQKLQLWYRFCFALPIRKGWVRG, from the coding sequence ATGCTGGAAAATCTGAATTACTCATTATTCTCTCTTATTAACGCGACGCCAGACTCATCCGAATGGATGATTTCGTTAGCGATTTTTATTGCCAAAGATTTAATTACTGTAGTACCGCTGCTGGCTACGGTGCTTTGGCTATGGGGGTTTACAGCGCAACGGCAACTGGTGATAAAAATCGCTATCGCGCTGGCGGTCGGCCTGTTTGTTTCCTGGACGATGGGGCACTTATTTCCGCACGACCGTCCGTTTGTTGATCATATCGGCTATAACTTCCTGCATCATGCGGCGGATGACTCTTTCCCAAGCGATCACGGCACAGTGATATTTACCTTTGCGCTGGCATTTTTATGCTGGCATCGCCTGTGGTCAGGCGCAATCCTCATGACGCTGGCGGTGGTCATTGCCTGGTCACGTGTTTATCTCGGTGTTCACTGGCCGCTGGACATGCTCGGTGGATTGTTGGCAGGAATGATTGGTTGCCTTAGCGCCCAGATTATCTGGCAGGCTGTGGGGGCAATGCTCTACCAGAAGCTGCAATTATGGTATCGCTTCTGTTTCGCCTTACCTATACGTAAAGGCTGGGTGCGTGGCTGA
- the mdfA gene encoding multidrug efflux MFS transporter MdfA → MQNRLASGARLGRQALLFPLCLVLYEFSTYIGNDMIQPGMLAVVEEYQAGIDWVPTSMTAYLAGGMFLQWLLGPLSDRIGRRPVMLAGVVWFIVTCLAILLAQNIEQFTLLRFLQGISLCFIGAVGYAAIQESFEEAVCIKITALMANVALIAPLLGPLVGAAWIHVLPWEGMFVLFAALAAISFFGLQRAMPETATRIGEKLSLKELGHDYKLVLKNGRFVAGALALGFVSLPLLAWIAQSPIIIITGEKLSSYEYGLLQVPVFGALIAGNLLLARLTSRRTVRALIIMGGWPIMIGLLVAAAATVISSHAYLWMTAGLSIYAFGIGLANAGLVRLTLFASDMSKGTVSAAMGMLQMLIFTVGIEISKHAWLNGGNGLFNLFNLANGILWLLLMFIFLKDKQTGNSNDG, encoded by the coding sequence ATGCAAAATAGATTAGCTTCCGGTGCCCGGCTTGGACGTCAGGCGTTACTTTTTCCTCTCTGTCTGGTGCTCTACGAATTCTCGACCTATATCGGCAATGATATGATTCAACCCGGTATGCTCGCTGTAGTGGAAGAGTATCAGGCGGGTATTGACTGGGTTCCTACTTCGATGACCGCTTACCTGGCGGGCGGGATGTTTTTACAGTGGCTCCTGGGACCGCTGTCGGATCGTATTGGCCGCCGTCCGGTGATGCTGGCGGGCGTGGTGTGGTTTATCGTCACCTGTCTGGCAATATTGTTGGCGCAAAACATTGAACAATTCACGCTATTACGCTTCCTGCAAGGGATAAGCCTTTGTTTCATTGGCGCTGTCGGATACGCCGCGATTCAGGAATCCTTCGAAGAGGCGGTTTGTATCAAGATCACCGCGCTGATGGCGAACGTGGCGCTGATTGCTCCGCTACTCGGTCCGCTGGTGGGCGCCGCATGGATTCATGTGCTGCCCTGGGAGGGGATGTTTGTCTTGTTTGCCGCATTGGCAGCGATCTCCTTTTTCGGTCTGCAACGCGCTATGCCGGAAACCGCCACGCGTATTGGTGAGAAACTGTCCCTGAAAGAGCTTGGGCATGACTACAAGCTGGTGCTGAAGAACGGTCGCTTTGTTGCCGGAGCTCTGGCGCTGGGGTTCGTCAGCCTGCCGTTGCTGGCGTGGATCGCCCAGTCACCAATTATCATTATCACTGGCGAAAAGTTGAGCAGCTATGAATATGGTTTGCTGCAAGTGCCAGTTTTCGGGGCGTTAATTGCGGGTAACTTGCTGTTAGCGCGTTTGACCTCGCGCCGCACCGTTCGTGCATTGATCATCATGGGCGGCTGGCCGATTATGATTGGCCTGTTAGTCGCCGCTGCCGCAACGGTTATCTCATCGCACGCGTATTTATGGATGACCGCCGGGTTAAGTATTTATGCTTTTGGTATTGGCCTGGCGAATGCGGGGCTGGTGCGATTAACCCTGTTTGCCAGCGATATGAGTAAAGGTACGGTTTCTGCGGCGATGGGGATGTTACAAATGCTGATCTTTACCGTCGGTATCGAAATCAGTAAACATGCCTGGCTGAACGGGGGCAACGGCCTGTTTAATCTCTTTAACCTTGCCAACGGAATTTTGTGGCTGCTGCTGATGTTTATCTTTTTAAAAGATAAACAAACAGGAAATTCAAACGACGGATAA
- the ybjH gene encoding protein YbjH, with protein MMMKNCVLLGAFLLSFTGVAMAQSVTVDVPSGYKVVVVPDSVSVPQAVSVATVPQTVYVAPTPAPAYRPHPYVRHLASVGEGMVIEHQIDDHHH; from the coding sequence ATGATGATGAAAAATTGTGTACTGCTGGGCGCGTTTCTGTTGAGTTTTACTGGTGTGGCAATGGCGCAAAGTGTCACCGTTGATGTGCCGAGCGGATACAAAGTGGTGGTAGTCCCCGATTCAGTCAGCGTTCCACAAGCGGTCAGCGTCGCGACTGTACCGCAAACTGTCTATGTGGCGCCTACTCCAGCGCCGGCTTACCGCCCACATCCGTATGTTCGTCACCTTGCCAGCGTAGGCGAAGGGATGGTTATCGAACATCAAATCGACGACCATCACCATTAA
- the ybjI gene encoding 5-amino-6-(5-phospho-D-ribitylamino)uracil phosphatase: MSIKLIAVDMDGTFLSDQKTYNRERFMAQYQQMKAQGIRFVVASGNQYYQLISFFPEIADEIAFVAENGGWVVSEGKDVFNGKLSKNAFTTVVEHLLTRPEVEIIACGKNSAYTLKKYDDAMKTVAEMYYHRLEYVDNFDNLEDIFFKFGLNLSDELIPQVQKELHDSIGDIMVPVHTGNGSIDLIIPGVHKANGLRQLQKLWGIDDSEVVVFGDGGNDIEMLRQAGFSFAMENAGNAVVAAAKYRAGSNNREGVLDVIDKVLKHEAPFNQ; encoded by the coding sequence ATGAGCATTAAATTAATTGCGGTAGACATGGATGGTACTTTCTTAAGCGATCAAAAAACCTATAACCGCGAGCGGTTTATGGCTCAATATCAGCAAATGAAAGCACAAGGGATTCGCTTTGTGGTCGCCAGCGGGAATCAATATTATCAGTTGATCTCTTTCTTCCCCGAAATTGCCGATGAAATTGCCTTTGTGGCAGAAAACGGCGGTTGGGTAGTGAGCGAAGGCAAAGATGTTTTTAATGGCAAGCTGTCGAAAAATGCATTTACCACTGTAGTGGAACATTTACTGACGCGCCCGGAAGTGGAAATTATTGCCTGCGGAAAAAATAGCGCCTATACCCTCAAAAAATATGACGATGCCATGAAAACGGTGGCGGAAATGTATTATCACCGTCTGGAATATGTCGATAACTTTGACAACTTAGAAGATATCTTCTTTAAGTTTGGCCTGAATCTTTCCGATGAACTGATTCCGCAAGTGCAAAAAGAGTTACATGATTCGATTGGCGATATTATGGTGCCGGTTCACACCGGCAACGGTAGCATCGATCTGATTATCCCCGGCGTACATAAAGCCAATGGCCTGCGGCAACTCCAGAAGTTATGGGGAATAGACGACAGTGAAGTGGTGGTCTTTGGTGATGGCGGTAACGATATCGAAATGCTGCGCCAGGCTGGCTTTAGCTTTGCGATGGAAAATGCCGGCAACGCGGTCGTAGCTGCGGCGAAATACCGCGCAGGCTCCAATAACCGTGAAGGCGTACTGGATGTGATCGATAAAGTTCTTAAGCACGAAGCGCCATTTAATCAATAA
- a CDS encoding MFS transporter, translating into MTVNSSRNALKRRTWALFMFFFLPGLLMASWATRTPAIRDILSVSIAEMGGVLFGLSIGSMSGILCSAWLVKRFGTRNVILVTMSCALIGMMILSLALWLTSPVLFAVGLGVFGASFGSAEVAINVEGAAVEREMNKTVLPMMHGFYSLGTLAGAGVGMALTAFGVPATVHILLAALVGIAPIYIAIQAIPDGTGKNAADGTQHGEKGVPFYRDIQLLLIGVVVLAMAFAEGSANDWLPLLMVDGHGFSPTSGSLIYAGFTLGMTVGRFTGGWFIDRYSRVAVVRASALMGALGIGLIIFVDSAWVAGVSVVLWGLGASLGFPLTISAASDTGPDAPTRVSVVATTGYLAFLVGPPLLGYLGEHYGLRSAMLVVLALVILAAIVAKAVAKPDTKTQTAMENS; encoded by the coding sequence ATGACCGTAAATTCTTCACGTAATGCCTTGAAACGCCGAACCTGGGCGCTGTTTATGTTCTTCTTTTTGCCAGGCCTGTTAATGGCATCCTGGGCAACCCGTACGCCTGCTATCCGCGATATTCTTTCTGTCTCGATCGCTGAAATGGGCGGTGTCCTCTTTGGCTTGTCGATCGGTTCGATGAGCGGAATTCTCTGCTCGGCGTGGTTAGTGAAACGTTTTGGGACGCGTAATGTCATCCTGGTCACGATGTCCTGCGCGTTGATCGGGATGATGATATTAAGTCTGGCGCTCTGGCTGACATCGCCCGTGCTCTTTGCCGTGGGTCTTGGCGTCTTTGGAGCCAGTTTTGGTTCTGCGGAAGTGGCGATAAACGTTGAAGGTGCCGCCGTTGAGCGAGAAATGAATAAAACGGTTTTGCCGATGATGCACGGCTTTTATAGCCTGGGCACGCTGGCAGGTGCTGGTGTCGGGATGGCGCTGACGGCCTTTGGCGTTCCGGCAACTGTGCATATTTTGTTGGCGGCACTGGTCGGCATCGCACCTATTTATATCGCCATTCAGGCAATCCCTGACGGAACAGGAAAAAATGCCGCCGATGGCACGCAGCATGGCGAAAAAGGCGTACCTTTTTATCGCGATATCCAGTTGCTATTGATTGGTGTCGTGGTGCTGGCGATGGCGTTTGCAGAAGGTTCTGCCAACGACTGGTTACCCTTATTAATGGTTGATGGTCACGGTTTTAGCCCTACTTCCGGCTCGCTGATTTATGCCGGTTTTACCCTGGGGATGACCGTTGGACGCTTCACTGGCGGTTGGTTCATAGACCGTTACAGTCGCGTTGCCGTGGTTCGGGCCAGTGCGCTAATGGGTGCGTTGGGTATTGGGCTGATTATTTTTGTCGATAGCGCCTGGGTCGCGGGGGTGTCTGTTGTCCTTTGGGGGTTGGGAGCTTCTCTGGGCTTCCCACTGACCATTTCTGCCGCCAGTGATACCGGCCCCGATGCGCCGACCCGCGTCAGCGTGGTAGCAACAACCGGTTATCTGGCTTTCCTCGTCGGGCCGCCGCTGCTGGGCTATCTCGGCGAACATTATGGATTACGTAGTGCAATGCTGGTTGTACTGGCGCTGGTTATTCTCGCGGCTATTGTCGCGAAGGCCGTCGCCAAACCCGATACCAAAACGCAGACGGCGATGGAGAATAGTTGA